In Primulina eburnea isolate SZY01 chromosome 5, ASM2296580v1, whole genome shotgun sequence, a single window of DNA contains:
- the LOC140832781 gene encoding uncharacterized protein isoform X1 — translation MVLWVSRSTNSKRISPLSKQIKKSMEHHTTTSRTEAERLLGIAEKLLRNNDLSGCRDFAILAQETEPLLEGSEQILAVSEVLLASDKGVNNHIDWYSVLQVPPQRTHDFELIKKQYRRLCLLLHPDKNKLPFSDSAFRLVSDAWAVVSDPAKKAVYDGELTRFTKVDLVASRKQQSFQQQKKPQQPKGDNSHQKLPVRRNTKGGSGGGVGGSGATKVNKKNTTGTPTAKLPPSFWTACPYCYNLYEYPRAYEGCCLRCDSENCKKAFTATEILSLPPTVPGQEAYYCCWGFFPMGFVAGIVESPQKWMPPPVFEDEGPPDAGEVGGPEPPPPQPPPPPPDNIPAPIPVSAVGSSVSTDGKRKRGRPRKLEVQSSTSNAKIFSCISILTWEI, via the exons ATGGTTCTCTGGGTTTCACGTAGTACAAATTCCAAAAGAATTTCGCCATTgtcaaaacaaataaaaaaatccatGGAGCATCACACGACCACCAGCCGAACAGAGGCAGAACGGCTCCTCGGAATCGCCGAAAAGCTTCTCCGGAACAACGATCTGAGCGGCTGCAGAGATTTCGCCATCCTGGCTCAGGAAACCGAGCCTCTTCTCGAAGGGTCCGAACAGATCTTGGCGGTATCCGAGGTTCTTTTAGCTTCAGATAAGGGAGTCAACAACCACATCGACTGGTACTCCGTTCTTCAAGTCCCTCCTCAAAGAACCCATGATTTTGAACTGATAAAAAAGCAGTATCGGCGCCTCTGTCTCCTCCTCCACCCGGACAAGAACAAGCTACCCTTTTCGGATTCAGCTTTCCGGCTCGTTTCTGATGCATGGGCCGTTGTCTCCGATCCGGCGAAGAAAGCTGTGTACGACGGGGAGCTCACTCGTTTCACAAAGGTGGATTTGGTCGCTTCTAGGAAGCAACAATCATTTCAACAGCAGAAGAAGCCGCAACAGCCGAAAGGAGATAATTCCCACCAGAAATTGCCCGTCCGACGCAATACCAAAGGGGGCAGCGGAGGTGGAGTCGGAGGTTCTGGTGCTACAAAAGTGAATAAAAAAAACACCACTGGAACTCCCACTGCCAAGCTGCCACCCAGTTTTTGGACGGCATGTCCTTATTGTTACAATTTGTACGAGTATCCCAGGGCTTACGAGGGTTGTTGTCTGAGGTGTGATAGTGAGAATTGCAAGAAGGCGTTTACTGCAACTGAGATTTTGTCGCTGCCACCCACGGTACCGGGGCAGGAGGCCTATTACTGCTGCTGGGGGTTCTTTCCTATGGGTTTCGTGGCCGGGATTGTGGAATCGCCTCAGAAATGGATGCCACCACCAGTTTTTGAGGATGAAGGGCCACCGGATGCTGGGGAAGTCGGTGGACCAGAGCCGCCGCCACCCCAACCCCCTCCCCCACCCCCGGATAATATTCCTGCGCCAATACCAGTTTCAGCAGTGGGATCTTCTGTCTCGACAGACGGGAAAAGGAAGAGGGGAAGGCCTAGAAAGTTAG AAGTCCAGTCTTCAACTTCCAATGCAAAAATCTTTTCTTGCATCTCGATTTTAACATGGGAAATATAG
- the LOC140832781 gene encoding uncharacterized protein isoform X3: MVLWVSRSTNSKRISPLSKQIKKSMEHHTTTSRTEAERLLGIAEKLLRNNDLSGCRDFAILAQETEPLLEGSEQILAVSEVLLASDKGVNNHIDWYSVLQVPPQRTHDFELIKKQYRRLCLLLHPDKNKLPFSDSAFRLVSDAWAVVSDPAKKAVYDGELTRFTKVDLVASRKQQSFQQQKKPQQPKGDNSHQKLPVRRNTKGGSGGGVGGSGATKVNKKNTTGTPTAKLPPSFWTACPYCYNLYEYPRAYEGCCLRCDSENCKKAFTATEILSLPPTVPGQEAYYCCWGFFPMGFVAGIVESPQKWMPPPVFEDEGPPDAGEVGGPEPPPPQPPPPPPDNIPAPIPVSAVGSSVSTDGKRKRGRPRKLGSQPRIENKPRG, from the exons ATGGTTCTCTGGGTTTCACGTAGTACAAATTCCAAAAGAATTTCGCCATTgtcaaaacaaataaaaaaatccatGGAGCATCACACGACCACCAGCCGAACAGAGGCAGAACGGCTCCTCGGAATCGCCGAAAAGCTTCTCCGGAACAACGATCTGAGCGGCTGCAGAGATTTCGCCATCCTGGCTCAGGAAACCGAGCCTCTTCTCGAAGGGTCCGAACAGATCTTGGCGGTATCCGAGGTTCTTTTAGCTTCAGATAAGGGAGTCAACAACCACATCGACTGGTACTCCGTTCTTCAAGTCCCTCCTCAAAGAACCCATGATTTTGAACTGATAAAAAAGCAGTATCGGCGCCTCTGTCTCCTCCTCCACCCGGACAAGAACAAGCTACCCTTTTCGGATTCAGCTTTCCGGCTCGTTTCTGATGCATGGGCCGTTGTCTCCGATCCGGCGAAGAAAGCTGTGTACGACGGGGAGCTCACTCGTTTCACAAAGGTGGATTTGGTCGCTTCTAGGAAGCAACAATCATTTCAACAGCAGAAGAAGCCGCAACAGCCGAAAGGAGATAATTCCCACCAGAAATTGCCCGTCCGACGCAATACCAAAGGGGGCAGCGGAGGTGGAGTCGGAGGTTCTGGTGCTACAAAAGTGAATAAAAAAAACACCACTGGAACTCCCACTGCCAAGCTGCCACCCAGTTTTTGGACGGCATGTCCTTATTGTTACAATTTGTACGAGTATCCCAGGGCTTACGAGGGTTGTTGTCTGAGGTGTGATAGTGAGAATTGCAAGAAGGCGTTTACTGCAACTGAGATTTTGTCGCTGCCACCCACGGTACCGGGGCAGGAGGCCTATTACTGCTGCTGGGGGTTCTTTCCTATGGGTTTCGTGGCCGGGATTGTGGAATCGCCTCAGAAATGGATGCCACCACCAGTTTTTGAGGATGAAGGGCCACCGGATGCTGGGGAAGTCGGTGGACCAGAGCCGCCGCCACCCCAACCCCCTCCCCCACCCCCGGATAATATTCCTGCGCCAATACCAGTTTCAGCAGTGGGATCTTCTGTCTCGACAGACGGGAAAAGGAAGAGGGGAAGGCCTAGAAAGTTAG GCTCTCAACCCCGGATAGAAAATAAACCACGAGGATGA
- the LOC140832781 gene encoding uncharacterized protein isoform X2: MVLWVSRSTNSKRISPLSKQIKKSMEHHTTTSRTEAERLLGIAEKLLRNNDLSGCRDFAILAQETEPLLEGSEQILAVSEVLLASDKGVNNHIDWYSVLQVPPQRTHDFELIKKQYRRLCLLLHPDKNKLPFSDSAFRLVSDAWAVVSDPAKKAVYDGELTRFTKVDLVASRKQQSFQQQKKPQQPKGDNSHQKLPVRRNTKGGSGGGVGGSGATKVNKKNTTGTPTAKLPPSFWTACPYCYNLYEYPRAYEGCCLRCDSENCKKAFTATEILSLPPTVPGQEAYYCCWGFFPMGFVAGIVESPQKWMPPPVFEDEGPPDAGEVGGPEPPPPQPPPPPPDNIPAPIPVSAVGSSVSTDGKRKRGRPRKLESHNTDFNVRLSTPDRK; this comes from the exons ATGGTTCTCTGGGTTTCACGTAGTACAAATTCCAAAAGAATTTCGCCATTgtcaaaacaaataaaaaaatccatGGAGCATCACACGACCACCAGCCGAACAGAGGCAGAACGGCTCCTCGGAATCGCCGAAAAGCTTCTCCGGAACAACGATCTGAGCGGCTGCAGAGATTTCGCCATCCTGGCTCAGGAAACCGAGCCTCTTCTCGAAGGGTCCGAACAGATCTTGGCGGTATCCGAGGTTCTTTTAGCTTCAGATAAGGGAGTCAACAACCACATCGACTGGTACTCCGTTCTTCAAGTCCCTCCTCAAAGAACCCATGATTTTGAACTGATAAAAAAGCAGTATCGGCGCCTCTGTCTCCTCCTCCACCCGGACAAGAACAAGCTACCCTTTTCGGATTCAGCTTTCCGGCTCGTTTCTGATGCATGGGCCGTTGTCTCCGATCCGGCGAAGAAAGCTGTGTACGACGGGGAGCTCACTCGTTTCACAAAGGTGGATTTGGTCGCTTCTAGGAAGCAACAATCATTTCAACAGCAGAAGAAGCCGCAACAGCCGAAAGGAGATAATTCCCACCAGAAATTGCCCGTCCGACGCAATACCAAAGGGGGCAGCGGAGGTGGAGTCGGAGGTTCTGGTGCTACAAAAGTGAATAAAAAAAACACCACTGGAACTCCCACTGCCAAGCTGCCACCCAGTTTTTGGACGGCATGTCCTTATTGTTACAATTTGTACGAGTATCCCAGGGCTTACGAGGGTTGTTGTCTGAGGTGTGATAGTGAGAATTGCAAGAAGGCGTTTACTGCAACTGAGATTTTGTCGCTGCCACCCACGGTACCGGGGCAGGAGGCCTATTACTGCTGCTGGGGGTTCTTTCCTATGGGTTTCGTGGCCGGGATTGTGGAATCGCCTCAGAAATGGATGCCACCACCAGTTTTTGAGGATGAAGGGCCACCGGATGCTGGGGAAGTCGGTGGACCAGAGCCGCCGCCACCCCAACCCCCTCCCCCACCCCCGGATAATATTCCTGCGCCAATACCAGTTTCAGCAGTGGGATCTTCTGTCTCGACAGACGGGAAAAGGAAGAGGGGAAGGCCTAGAAAGTTAG AGAGTCACAACACCGATTTCAATGTTAGGCTCTCAACCCCGGATAGAAAATAA
- the LOC140832781 gene encoding uncharacterized protein isoform X4, producing the protein MVLWVSRSTNSKRISPLSKQIKKSMEHHTTTSRTEAERLLGIAEKLLRNNDLSGCRDFAILAQETEPLLEGSEQILAVSEVLLASDKGVNNHIDWYSVLQVPPQRTHDFELIKKQYRRLCLLLHPDKNKLPFSDSAFRLVSDAWAVVSDPAKKAVYDGELTRFTKVDLVASRKQQSFQQQKKPQQPKGDNSHQKLPVRRNTKGGSGGGVGGSGATKVNKKNTTGTPTAKLPPSFWTACPYCYNLYEYPRAYEGCCLRCDSENCKKAFTATEILSLPPTVPGQEAYYCCWGFFPMGFVAGIVESPQKWMPPPVFEDEGPPDAGEVGGPEPPPPQPPPPPPDNIPAPIPVSAVGSSVSTDGKRKRGRPRKLEFG; encoded by the exons ATGGTTCTCTGGGTTTCACGTAGTACAAATTCCAAAAGAATTTCGCCATTgtcaaaacaaataaaaaaatccatGGAGCATCACACGACCACCAGCCGAACAGAGGCAGAACGGCTCCTCGGAATCGCCGAAAAGCTTCTCCGGAACAACGATCTGAGCGGCTGCAGAGATTTCGCCATCCTGGCTCAGGAAACCGAGCCTCTTCTCGAAGGGTCCGAACAGATCTTGGCGGTATCCGAGGTTCTTTTAGCTTCAGATAAGGGAGTCAACAACCACATCGACTGGTACTCCGTTCTTCAAGTCCCTCCTCAAAGAACCCATGATTTTGAACTGATAAAAAAGCAGTATCGGCGCCTCTGTCTCCTCCTCCACCCGGACAAGAACAAGCTACCCTTTTCGGATTCAGCTTTCCGGCTCGTTTCTGATGCATGGGCCGTTGTCTCCGATCCGGCGAAGAAAGCTGTGTACGACGGGGAGCTCACTCGTTTCACAAAGGTGGATTTGGTCGCTTCTAGGAAGCAACAATCATTTCAACAGCAGAAGAAGCCGCAACAGCCGAAAGGAGATAATTCCCACCAGAAATTGCCCGTCCGACGCAATACCAAAGGGGGCAGCGGAGGTGGAGTCGGAGGTTCTGGTGCTACAAAAGTGAATAAAAAAAACACCACTGGAACTCCCACTGCCAAGCTGCCACCCAGTTTTTGGACGGCATGTCCTTATTGTTACAATTTGTACGAGTATCCCAGGGCTTACGAGGGTTGTTGTCTGAGGTGTGATAGTGAGAATTGCAAGAAGGCGTTTACTGCAACTGAGATTTTGTCGCTGCCACCCACGGTACCGGGGCAGGAGGCCTATTACTGCTGCTGGGGGTTCTTTCCTATGGGTTTCGTGGCCGGGATTGTGGAATCGCCTCAGAAATGGATGCCACCACCAGTTTTTGAGGATGAAGGGCCACCGGATGCTGGGGAAGTCGGTGGACCAGAGCCGCCGCCACCCCAACCCCCTCCCCCACCCCCGGATAATATTCCTGCGCCAATACCAGTTTCAGCAGTGGGATCTTCTGTCTCGACAGACGGGAAAAGGAAGAGGGGAAGGCCTAGAAAGTTAG AATTTGGATAA
- the LOC140831926 gene encoding uncharacterized protein, protein MDCGWGLRACLKANLGYFKITKYGDRHTCVSSHVGIDHKNLDKNMIASNLIGIVHCDPSCEIKFVQQLIKDKYGYEISYAKAWYSLKRAVENVYGTWESSVRILPTYMGALMKFNPGTIVEWRHFPTNNPSIKVLNYVFWAFRPCVDGFRYCRKIISIDGTHLYTKYKHKMLIAAGLDANNQILPLAFALVDEESYDSWKWFLDLLCVHVINGLPGVCIDLQY, encoded by the coding sequence ATGGATTGTGGATGGGGCCTCCGAGCTTGTTTGAAAGCAAATTTGGGTTATTTTAAGATCACTAAATATGGTGATCGACACACATGTGTTTCTAGCCATGTTGGGATTGACCACAAAAACCTAgacaaaaacatgatcgcctCGAATCTTATTGGTATTGTGCATTGTGATCCATCTTGTGAGATTAAATTTGTTCAGCAACTTATCAAAGACAAATATGGTTATGAAATTTCGTATGCCAAGGCATGGTACAGTTTGAAGCGTGCTGTTGAAAACGTGTATGGCACATGGGAGAGTTCGGTTCGCATTTTGCCAACATACATGGGTGCTCTTATGAAGTTCAATCCCGGAACAATCGTTGAGTGGAGACATTTTCCAACAAACAACCCAtcaataaaagttttaaactatGTTTTTTGGGCCTTTCGACCATGTGTAGATGGGTTCCGATATTGCCGTAAAATTATCAGCATTGATGGCACTCATTTATATACGAAGTATAAGCACAAGATGCTTATTGCTGCAGGTTTGGATGCCAACAATCAGATATTACCCCTGGCTTTTGCACTCGTGGATGAAGAGAGTTATGATTCGTGGAAATGGTTTTTAGACCTTTTGTGTGTGCATGTTATTAATGGCCTACCAGGAGTTTGCAttgatctacaatattga
- the LOC140832782 gene encoding uncharacterized protein isoform X1, with protein MAEVEKSALRNERMIRDSPQLVAVLKEIKEGLDMVRSKIQALTVKVKADDFPTSDGISYLEAKHLLLLNYCQSLVYYLLRKAKGLSIQGHPVVRSLIEIKLFLEKIRPIDKKLQYQIQKLTSTTATTLEKPGSVEEADETQKKEDLLKYRPNPELLVSKTNATKDDDSGVYRPPKFAPASMEEGKMSRQERNALRREKETMRQANESAYVRELMDEMEGRPEEVRETLGTESREMTRYVSKMEERARQEEELFSRAPLTKFEKKKMRHLKNSRSGLNGLTESFYDEIKALPVEGSITEQSISFDSPSHGDRKFKKHKRKR; from the exons ATGGCGGAGGTAGAAAAATCTGCACTCCGCAATGAACGGATGATCAG AGATTCTCCACAGTTGGTTGCTGTGTTGAAAGAGATTAAGGAAGGCTTGGATATGGTGAGGAGTAAAATCCAGGCTTTGACTGTCAAG GTGAAAGCTGATGATTTCCCTACTTCGGATGGAATAAGCTATCTCGAGGCCAAACATCTACTGCTTTTAAACTATTGCCAGTCACTTGTCTATTATCTACTTCGCAAGGCAAAAGGATTATCAATTCAGGGGCATCCGGTAGTCAGAAGTcttattgagataaaattatttttagagAAG ATTCGTCCAATTGACAAAAAGCTCCAATACCAAATTCAAAAGCTAACAAGCACTACGGCAACCACATTGGAGAAACCAGGTTCAGTCGAGGAGGCTGATGAGACCCAGAAGAAAGAGGATTTGTTAAAGTATCGACCAAATCCTGAATTACTTGTGAGCAAAACAAATGCTACCAAGGAT GATGATTCTGGCGTATACCGACCCCCCAAATTTGCTCCTGCTTCTATGGAGGAAGGTAAGATGTCCCGACAGGAGAGAAATGCTTTGAGAAGAGAGAAGGAGACTATGCGACAAGCAAATGAGAGTGCTTATGTCAGAGAGTTAATGGATGAAATGGAGGGAAGGCCAGAGGAG GTTAGGGAAACTTTAGGAACAGAAAGTAGAGAAATGACGAGGTACGTCTCAAAGATGGAAGAACGTGCGCGACAAGAAGAGGAACTTTTTAGTCGTGCTCCTCTCACAAAATTTGAGAAAAAGAAGATGAGGCACTTAAAGAATTCCAGAAGTGG GTTAAATGGTCTGACCGAAAGTTTCTATGATGAGATCAAAGCTTTACCTGTAGAAGGCAGCATCACAGAACAATCAATCAGCTTCGACAGTCCTAGCCACGGAGATAGAAAATTTAAGAAGCACAAG CGAAAGCGCTAG
- the LOC140832782 gene encoding uncharacterized protein isoform X2, whose product MVRSKIQALTVKVKADDFPTSDGISYLEAKHLLLLNYCQSLVYYLLRKAKGLSIQGHPVVRSLIEIKLFLEKIRPIDKKLQYQIQKLTSTTATTLEKPGSVEEADETQKKEDLLKYRPNPELLVSKTNATKDDDSGVYRPPKFAPASMEEGKMSRQERNALRREKETMRQANESAYVRELMDEMEGRPEEVRETLGTESREMTRYVSKMEERARQEEELFSRAPLTKFEKKKMRHLKNSRSGLNGLTESFYDEIKALPVEGSITEQSISFDSPSHGDRKFKKHKRKR is encoded by the exons ATGGTGAGGAGTAAAATCCAGGCTTTGACTGTCAAG GTGAAAGCTGATGATTTCCCTACTTCGGATGGAATAAGCTATCTCGAGGCCAAACATCTACTGCTTTTAAACTATTGCCAGTCACTTGTCTATTATCTACTTCGCAAGGCAAAAGGATTATCAATTCAGGGGCATCCGGTAGTCAGAAGTcttattgagataaaattatttttagagAAG ATTCGTCCAATTGACAAAAAGCTCCAATACCAAATTCAAAAGCTAACAAGCACTACGGCAACCACATTGGAGAAACCAGGTTCAGTCGAGGAGGCTGATGAGACCCAGAAGAAAGAGGATTTGTTAAAGTATCGACCAAATCCTGAATTACTTGTGAGCAAAACAAATGCTACCAAGGAT GATGATTCTGGCGTATACCGACCCCCCAAATTTGCTCCTGCTTCTATGGAGGAAGGTAAGATGTCCCGACAGGAGAGAAATGCTTTGAGAAGAGAGAAGGAGACTATGCGACAAGCAAATGAGAGTGCTTATGTCAGAGAGTTAATGGATGAAATGGAGGGAAGGCCAGAGGAG GTTAGGGAAACTTTAGGAACAGAAAGTAGAGAAATGACGAGGTACGTCTCAAAGATGGAAGAACGTGCGCGACAAGAAGAGGAACTTTTTAGTCGTGCTCCTCTCACAAAATTTGAGAAAAAGAAGATGAGGCACTTAAAGAATTCCAGAAGTGG GTTAAATGGTCTGACCGAAAGTTTCTATGATGAGATCAAAGCTTTACCTGTAGAAGGCAGCATCACAGAACAATCAATCAGCTTCGACAGTCCTAGCCACGGAGATAGAAAATTTAAGAAGCACAAG CGAAAGCGCTAG